Genomic segment of Candidatus Protochlamydia amoebophila UWE25:
ATTTCATGCCAACAATCGTATTCCCAACCCCAAAAATCTGCGAAAGCTTTAAAATTTAATTGATGGGAGTTAAGAAAGGACAGATGAGCAAATTTAGGTGCAAAAATTTGTCCACCACTATTATTGACAACCACAACATTCACTTTTAGTGGCTGAATTTGGTGGATCACCCAAGGGGCAATCATGTCATAAAGAGTGGTTAAATCTCCCAAAATTGCCCAATTGTTTTGCTCAGGACTTGCTAATCCAAGAAATGTTGATAACTGTCCCTCAATTCCATTGGCACCTCGATTAGCAAAAACTTGGAAGTGCTTATTTGTCCAGTCTGCAGCTTGATCCCATTCTCGAATCGGAAGGCTATTACCTACATAAATTTTCGATTCTTCCGGAATTTTTTTAGATAGTAAATGAAAAAGGCTTAGCTCAGCAAGCGGCTCTTCTTCAAAAAGTTTCAATAATTCCAATTGATACGATCGATTAGCATCTTTCCAAGCTTGAAAAGAATAAATAGGTTTAAAACTGAGTCTATAGTTTTTAAAAAATTCTCTTAAAGAGGTATGAATAATATTTCCGTTCGTTAATCCAGCAAACGGATTTTCACTAATAGAGCAAACCTTCACGTTATTTGTCTCTTCCAAATCTCTCCATAATCTCGCTGTTGGAATTCCTCCAATCCGAAGAATTCCATCAATAGGATAACCATGCTGACTCGAACAATTCCAGACATCTTCCACCGATTCAATTCTCAAATTTTCTAACAAAGAGTTTTCTCTTAAACCTGATTGCGCCTCTAAATACACTGGTGCTTTTAAATGGCGTAAAAACGAGAGAATGGGTGTTGTTTCATTTTGATTTAAAGCTCCAACAATCACCAATGGAAACTGACACTTTTGAATAAATTCATCGAGTAAATGACTATCACACAAAATAGGTTTTGGAGTAAAAATTCCCATCGAAAAACTTCGAGCACATTCCTGGTTATCATTTTTGGAGGGTTCTTCAAAACAGACATTTAAATGACAAGGGCCTCTACCTGACCATTGATCAAGTTGAAAAAACTCATTTTCTGCTAAGTCTTTCTCTAAAATTGTATAACAACTAAAAATTCCTACTTGCTCAATGGATTGAGGTGCTCCAGACAATCGAAATCGCCTTGGACGATCAGCTGTGATCAACAGTAAAGGTAGGCTTGTATAATACGCTTCAATGGTTGCTGGAAGGAGCTCTGCAACAGCTGTTCCTGAAGTTGTCACGACAGCAATAGGTTGATGAGTAGCTTTAATTCGACCCACAGCGAAAAATGCCGCTGATCTTTCCTCACTCCAATAATAAACTTTAATAGTTGGAATTTGCGCTAAAAGATAAACGAAAGCTGCATTACGAGCCCCGGGCGCTACACAAAATTCTTTGATTCCATATTGAAGGGCTTGTTCAATAACGTGTAAAGCCAACTCATGATTCATAAATCCAATCCATTTTTAACAGCTTGTAATTTTAAACAAAGTTCCTCCCACTCTTGATCTAACTGACTTTCTGATACCACACCACAACCAGCTCCTATTTTCATTCCTTGATCATTCCATTGGACATTGCGTATAGCAACATAACAATTTTTAATCCCTTTTTCTGGAAAACTGAGCCCGACTGGCGCTCCAAACGAATTTCGATCCAATTGATTTTGATAGTGGCACAACCACTCCTCTCCTTTTTGTCTCGGAAAAGCTCCAAGAGCAGGTGTTGGATGCAAAGCTCTAACTAGAACTTCAAAAGAAGTCGGTTGATATAGAGACATTTCAATAGGGGTCATTAAATGAGTTAATATAGGAAGTTGTAAAAGCTGTCGCTGTCCTATAGAAACCTTCCCAAGCGATGCTAAACTTTCACAAATTCCTTCAACAACTACCTGATGTTCAAACAACTCTTTTCTATCTAATGAAAAAGGATTTGCATTTTCCAATTTTTTCGTCCCTGCCAAAGCCATTGTTTTGACTAAATGGGTATTTTGGTTATTCCATTCAAATAATATTTCCGGAGTTAGACCTAAGATACCTTTTTCGCTATCCCAACATCCATATAAATAAACGGATGATATAGAGAGCTGTTCTAATGCTTTTTTAAGAGATGTTTTTAATTGATTTAGTGTCATCTTTGTATGAGAGTGGGCAAAAATATAGGGAACGGCTTTTTCTAATTGTTTTTGTTCAAATAATTGCTTTAATTGATAGAAGTTTTCTTGAAATAAGAATTGATTTTCAATCATCCATTCCGACCGTAAAATAGCGGGTGGATTCAAAAGGTTGATTAAGTATTTAGTTTCAATTATTTTCCAATCAGAAAATTGAAGCCAAGGAAAAGAAGTCTTCAAAAAAAAATCGGGATAATAGAAAGCCGGCACAGTCAGATCCAAATCTTTAGAAGAAGCATATGATTGCCGAGAGCCAAAAGCCAACAAAATCAAATCTGGACTCAGACTTGCGATAGCTCCTGACTTCAAAAACCGTTGATCTATTATCACAAAATTCCTCTGAAGAATCAATTTAAAGATCATAACCCAAAGGATTATTCAGGTTATGAATCAATCACTATTTTCAAAAGTTGATTCTATCAAAATATCAGCATAAATACTGAATTTCAACGAGGAAAAAAATTCCTAATTCTACCTAACGACATATTTTTTATGTTTTACCAATTAATTTAGGCATCAATCAACTAATTTTAAGGTTTTATCTTTACTGAAATAGGTAACGACACCCTTCCAAACTGATCGACGGAAACAATATAATAGGTATAAGAACTCTGTTTACGGCGATTATGAATATAATACTCAGTGGTATTATAAGGAATTTTCGCGACCAATTTTTTCAGATTTTCGTCAGAAAAAATTTTATATCCAATAGGACTTTCGCCACTTAAAGGAAGTTTCCATTGTAACACGTCAATATAATCCGTTTGATTAACAAATCGATTAGAAGTTCGATAACCATGTAAACTTCTTGGCGGTAAAATTGCTTGGTTTTGATTGACCGTCACAGTTGCTGATACTTCATTAGAATTGACCAAATTTAAGTTCAAATTAATTCCCTGGGCAATGGCTGTGTTCGTAATACTTCCTTGCAAAATATCACTTTCAGTGACTACATAAGAGGCTGTAGTTGTCAACGATTGATTAGGGAATAATGTCGTGCTAGGAAGACTGACAAAGGGAATTTTATTATCCTCAATTTTTATAGATTCAATCTCTTCATCTCCTAAATTAGTTACTTGATAAGTATAAGTGATTAGCTCACCAACTGCAGAAAATAGCGTAGGGTTAGCTTTCTTTGTCAAATTAAGAGGAAGAAATGGCAAAGTGATTGAAGAGTTTGCAACCGCTGTATTATCATTACTTATGTCCCCCCCTGCTATTGCACCACAAACAATTTCTTTTAGATCAATATCATATTGTGTCACGACGTATTCGCCCATTCCTGTTGCGGGTTGATCTATTTTGACTGTTGTTTGGTCAAGAAGAATGTCTCCTTCCAACAATGGACAACTTACAGTGACATTTGTATACGTTTGTGTTGATGATGTCGTAGATACAATAAATGTATACTCAATTACTTGGCCCACTTTTACAAAAGAAGGGATATCAGCATTAATCGTTAAAATAAAAGGCTCTTCTTGCTCAAGGTAGAATTTGGAGTCTAATAAAGGGTGCTTTCCCTCAATTGCAGATGTTGAAGCACTCAAATATTGATTAAGAAATAGACTTATCCAAAATAATAAAAATGTTAATGATTTGGTTGGATAGATGAAATAGGTTTTCATTGTTCACCTTTGATATAGATGTTTTAACTTAGCAAAACATACGAACTTTTGAAAACCCATATCAAATTTCACCTTTAATTTCTTCGTTTAATTATTTTTTGCTATAAATTTTTATTGAAATCGGCGCCGACATTTTTCCAAATTGGTCCTCGGAGACCATGTAATAAGTATAAGACCGATGTTTGTGGCGATTATAAATACGATACTCTGTTATATGATAACCAGAAACTTTGGCAACAAGTTTCTTTAACCCAACATCGGAAAAAATTTTATATCCAGTTGGAACTTCTCCTCCAGAGGGAATTTGCCATTGCAACACGTCAATATAATCCGTTTGATTGATAAATTGATTAGAAGTTCGATAACCTCGTAAATCTCTAGGTGGTAATATTGTCTGAGTTTCATCAACCATCACAGTCGTTGTTGCTAAATTAGATTGAATCGAGTTTAAACGCATATTAGTTCCTCTAGCAATTGTCGTATTCGTAATGCTTCCTTGCAAAATATCACTTTCAGTGACTACATAAGAGGCAGTAGTTGTCAAAGATTGTCTAGGGAGTAATGTTGTAGCAGGAAGATTGACAAATGAGATTTTATCGTCTTCAATTACAATATTTTCAAGGGTCACATTTCCCTGATTGGTTAAATCATATCGATAATTAATAATCTCTCCTTTGTTGCTGATAACTGCCGGAACAGCTGTCTTAGCTAATGCAAAATCAAACTTTTTTTGAGCATTGACAACGCATGTCACGTTGTTAGAAAATACTTCATCCTCAAATTGATTTTTACCCGATGCTCGGGCAACATTAACGATTTCTCCAACATCTAAATCTGATTGAGTCACATGATAAGTTTGCGTTAAAGTCGCTAATTTACCTGCTTCTAAGAGTGCGGCGATTTTCATAGTTCCTAATTTATCGTCTTCAATTTCAACGGATTGAAAGTTCTCATCTCCTAAATTTGTGACTTGATAAGTATAAGTGATTTTCTCGTCAATAGTAGAAAATAGCATAGGACTAGCCTCCTTTGTCAAATTAAGCGGAAGATAGGGTAAAGTGAGAGAAGCCGACGCAGTAAATGTTTCACCCGACTCTGTAGAACCTACCGCTAGTGCAGTGATGACAATTTTTTGTTGGTTGATATCCTCTGCCGAGGCAAGATAGAGACCAGAACCTGTTGCTGATTGGTTAAGGCTAACTGTCTTTTGGTCAAGCAGAACAACCCACCCCAACAACTGACAAGTGACGTTGACATCTTTGAAAGTCAAAGTAGGTGAAGTTGTTGATACAACAAAAGTAAAATTAATGACCTGACCCGTTTTTACAAAAGTGGAATGATCGGCAGTGATCGTTAAATTGAAAGGCTCTTCTTGCTCAAGATAGGATTTGGAGTCTAATAAAGGGTGGTTTGTCTCAAGCGCAGATGTTGAAGCACTCAAATATTGATTAAGAAATAGACTTATCCAAAATAATAAAAAAGTCGATGATTTGATTGGATAGATGAAATAGGTTTTCATTGTTCACCTTTGATATGGATTTTTTAGCTTCGCGAAGTATACGGAGCTTTTGAAAACCCAT
This window contains:
- a CDS encoding chorismate-binding protein, with the protein product MIIDQRFLKSGAIASLSPDLILLAFGSRQSYASSKDLDLTVPAFYYPDFFLKTSFPWLQFSDWKIIETKYLINLLNPPAILRSEWMIENQFLFQENFYQLKQLFEQKQLEKAVPYIFAHSHTKMTLNQLKTSLKKALEQLSISSVYLYGCWDSEKGILGLTPEILFEWNNQNTHLVKTMALAGTKKLENANPFSLDRKELFEHQVVVEGICESLASLGKVSIGQRQLLQLPILTHLMTPIEMSLYQPTSFEVLVRALHPTPALGAFPRQKGEEWLCHYQNQLDRNSFGAPVGLSFPEKGIKNCYVAIRNVQWNDQGMKIGAGCGVVSESQLDQEWEELCLKLQAVKNGLDL
- a CDS encoding DUF7507 domain-containing protein; its protein translation is MKTYFIYPIKSSTFLLFWISLFLNQYLSASTSALETNHPLLDSKSYLEQEEPFNLTITADHSTFVKTGQVINFTFVVSTTSPTLTFKDVNVTCQLLGWVVLLDQKTVSLNQSATGSGLYLASAEDINQQKIVITALAVGSTESGETFTASASLTLPYLPLNLTKEASPMLFSTIDEKITYTYQVTNLGDENFQSVEIEDDKLGTMKIAALLEAGKLATLTQTYHVTQSDLDVGEIVNVARASGKNQFEDEVFSNNVTCVVNAQKKFDFALAKTAVPAVISNKGEIINYRYDLTNQGNVTLENIVIEDDKISFVNLPATTLLPRQSLTTTASYVVTESDILQGSITNTTIARGTNMRLNSIQSNLATTTVMVDETQTILPPRDLRGYRTSNQFINQTDYIDVLQWQIPSGGEVPTGYKIFSDVGLKKLVAKVSGYHITEYRIYNRHKHRSYTYYMVSEDQFGKMSAPISIKIYSKK
- a CDS encoding DUF7507 domain-containing protein, which gives rise to MKTYFIYPTKSLTFLLFWISLFLNQYLSASTSAIEGKHPLLDSKFYLEQEEPFILTINADIPSFVKVGQVIEYTFIVSTTSSTQTYTNVTVSCPLLEGDILLDQTTVKIDQPATGMGEYVVTQYDIDLKEIVCGAIAGGDISNDNTAVANSSITLPFLPLNLTKKANPTLFSAVGELITYTYQVTNLGDEEIESIKIEDNKIPFVSLPSTTLFPNQSLTTTASYVVTESDILQGSITNTAIAQGINLNLNLVNSNEVSATVTVNQNQAILPPRSLHGYRTSNRFVNQTDYIDVLQWKLPLSGESPIGYKIFSDENLKKLVAKIPYNTTEYYIHNRRKQSSYTYYIVSVDQFGRVSLPISVKIKP
- the menD gene encoding 2-succinyl-5-enolpyruvyl-6-hydroxy-3-cyclohexene-1-carboxylic-acid synthase, translating into MNHELALHVIEQALQYGIKEFCVAPGARNAAFVYLLAQIPTIKVYYWSEERSAAFFAVGRIKATHQPIAVVTTSGTAVAELLPATIEAYYTSLPLLLITADRPRRFRLSGAPQSIEQVGIFSCYTILEKDLAENEFFQLDQWSGRGPCHLNVCFEEPSKNDNQECARSFSMGIFTPKPILCDSHLLDEFIQKCQFPLVIVGALNQNETTPILSFLRHLKAPVYLEAQSGLRENSLLENLRIESVEDVWNCSSQHGYPIDGILRIGGIPTARLWRDLEETNNVKVCSISENPFAGLTNGNIIHTSLREFFKNYRLSFKPIYSFQAWKDANRSYQLELLKLFEEEPLAELSLFHLLSKKIPEESKIYVGNSLPIREWDQAADWTNKHFQVFANRGANGIEGQLSTFLGLASPEQNNWAILGDLTTLYDMIAPWVIHQIQPLKVNVVVVNNSGGQIFAPKFAHLSFLNSHQLNFKAFADFWGWEYDCWHEIPTTILGSQTSRLIELVPDPSATDRLRKKMQRM